The Solibacillus sp. FSL W7-1464 genome contains a region encoding:
- the ltrA gene encoding group II intron reverse transcriptase/maturase — MLKRKKLRHNEYYDMQNQFDRLYARSVDGQNFYDLLDVMQSRENIQLAYRNIKKNTGSKTAGFDGQTIEDIKQLEISKVVSTIQKMFAHYRPQAVRRVFIPKANGKTRPLGIPTIWDRLFQQCILQVLDPICEARFYKHSYGFRPNRSTHHAKARFETLINRACLYHCVDVDIKGFFDNVNHSKLLKQMWTMGIRDKALLSIISRLLKAEIIGEGFPVKGTPQGGILSPLLSNIVLNELDWWVSKQWESFETKKAYKNKVNMNQALKKSNLKHCYIVRYADDFKIICRTRSQAIRMFYAVKDFLSTRLNLDISDEKSKVVNLKKNSSEFLGFRIKAHPKKTEKRTLYVAHSHMTKKALNNAQIKLKKAVKTIQKHQCIENVWRFNTVVMGIQNYYSAASHITDDLAELNYRIHRTLHNRLKGIRKEATFQDLTKSLRKRYKGYECKIYKVKEMALAPIHAQRCRINLNFSQIICNYTTEGRNKIHHSLRAINKQTLINVMQQFIPQRSIEYNDNRISRFIAQYGKCAVTGVELSFNNWHCHHRTPYYLSQDDSYSNLIILHKSVHRLIHLKDPKKIEVLMKVLQLDKKQLMKVNELREQCLNEAI; from the coding sequence TTTTTATGATTTATTAGATGTAATGCAATCGCGTGAAAACATTCAATTAGCGTACCGTAATATCAAGAAAAATACGGGTAGTAAAACAGCTGGGTTTGATGGTCAAACAATTGAAGATATTAAGCAACTTGAAATATCTAAAGTTGTATCAACGATACAAAAGATGTTTGCACACTATCGTCCACAAGCAGTACGACGTGTTTTTATTCCAAAAGCAAACGGGAAAACACGACCGCTAGGTATTCCGACAATTTGGGATAGGTTATTTCAACAATGTATTTTACAAGTCTTAGACCCAATTTGTGAAGCACGATTTTATAAGCATAGCTATGGATTCAGACCCAATCGTAGTACACATCATGCGAAGGCACGTTTTGAAACATTGATAAATCGAGCGTGTTTATATCACTGTGTAGACGTTGATATAAAGGGATTTTTCGATAATGTTAATCATTCGAAACTGTTAAAACAAATGTGGACAATGGGTATTCGTGATAAAGCTCTTCTATCTATAATTTCACGCCTCTTAAAAGCTGAAATTATAGGCGAGGGTTTTCCAGTAAAAGGTACTCCGCAAGGAGGAATACTATCACCACTTCTATCGAACATTGTATTAAATGAGCTTGATTGGTGGGTTAGTAAACAGTGGGAAAGCTTTGAAACGAAGAAGGCTTATAAAAACAAAGTGAATATGAATCAGGCATTAAAGAAATCGAACTTAAAGCATTGTTATATTGTAAGGTATGCAGATGATTTTAAAATCATCTGTCGTACACGTTCACAAGCAATACGCATGTTTTATGCAGTTAAAGATTTCCTCTCTACACGCTTGAATCTTGATATTAGCGACGAGAAATCGAAAGTTGTGAATCTAAAGAAAAATTCTTCCGAATTTCTTGGCTTTCGTATTAAAGCTCATCCTAAGAAAACAGAGAAGCGTACCCTATATGTTGCACATTCACATATGACGAAGAAGGCTCTAAACAATGCCCAAATAAAGTTGAAAAAGGCGGTAAAGACAATACAAAAACATCAATGTATTGAAAATGTCTGGCGGTTTAATACGGTAGTTATGGGTATTCAAAACTATTACTCCGCAGCGTCACACATAACAGATGATTTAGCTGAGCTGAACTATCGTATCCATAGAACGCTACATAATCGTTTGAAAGGGATTAGAAAAGAAGCAACGTTTCAAGACCTTACGAAATCTTTACGAAAAAGGTATAAGGGGTACGAATGCAAGATTTATAAAGTTAAAGAAATGGCACTTGCTCCAATTCATGCTCAACGTTGCCGAATAAATCTAAACTTCTCACAAATTATCTGTAATTATACTACCGAAGGTAGAAATAAAATTCATCATAGTTTAAGAGCGATTAACAAGCAAACACTTATAAATGTGATGCAACAGTTTATCCCTCAACGTTCCATTGAGTATAACGATAATCGGATAAGTAGATTTATTGCGCAATATGGTAAATGTGCTGTAACTGGGGTTGAACTTAGTTTTAATAATTGGCATTGTCACCATAGAACCCCATATTATTTATCGCAAGATGATTCTTATAGTAACTTAATTATTTTACATAAATCAGTTCATAGATTAATTCATCTTAAAGACCCCAAGAAAATTGAAGTACTCATGAAAGTACTTCAATTAGATAAAAAGCAACTAATGAAAGTAAATGAATTGCGTGAGCAATGTCTGAACGAAGCAATCTAA
- a CDS encoding fluoride efflux transporter FluC gives MVHILMVGIGGFFGAIARYSISKYLNNKSGFSIPIGTLTVNLLGAFLSGIITGSKADTMIILLYGTGFMGAFTTFSTLKLEMVQLHLNNYKKEFLFYTATIYGGGLILAYLGYKIGVLFI, from the coding sequence ATGGTACATATATTAATGGTTGGAATTGGTGGTTTTTTCGGAGCAATAGCTCGTTATTCCATTAGTAAATATCTAAATAATAAATCAGGATTCTCAATCCCCATAGGAACTTTAACAGTAAATTTATTGGGTGCTTTTCTTTCAGGAATAATAACTGGCTCAAAGGCTGATACAATGATTATTCTTTTATATGGGACTGGCTTTATGGGTGCGTTTACTACCTTCTCCACTTTGAAATTAGAAATGGTACAGTTGCACTTAAACAATTATAAAAAAGAATTTTTATTTTATACAGCAACCATATATGGTGGAGGTCTTATCTTGGCTTATCTTGGATACAAAATTGGTGTTCTATTTATTTGA